A DNA window from Burkholderia sp. HI2500 contains the following coding sequences:
- the lipA gene encoding lipoyl synthase produces MAAALERPSLTALGQPGARSRDKLARIPVRVEPAAGAALPKPPWLRARPMMSAAVADMAAVLRDHRLHSVCEEAMCPNIGECFAQRTATFMIMGGLCTRRCPFCDVAHGRPEPLDPDEPTRLADAAAALGLRYVVITSVDRDDLRDGGAAHFAACIAAVRASVPGIGVEVLTPDFRGRVARALDALSTAWPDVFNHNIETVPSLYRAARPGADYRGSLELLAQAKRARPELVTKSGLMLGLGECDDEVRDTLRDLRAHDVDVLTLGQYLAPSAHHLPVRRYVSPDAFAAWRDEALLLGFREVVAGPLVRSSYHAADVLEET; encoded by the coding sequence ATGGCCGCCGCGCTCGAACGACCCAGCCTTACCGCGCTCGGCCAGCCGGGCGCGAGAAGCCGTGACAAGCTCGCGCGCATTCCGGTGCGCGTCGAGCCCGCGGCCGGTGCGGCGTTGCCGAAGCCGCCGTGGCTGCGCGCGCGGCCGATGATGAGCGCGGCGGTCGCCGACATGGCGGCCGTGCTGCGCGATCATCGGCTGCATTCCGTCTGCGAGGAGGCGATGTGCCCGAACATCGGCGAATGCTTCGCGCAGCGCACGGCGACTTTCATGATCATGGGCGGCCTGTGCACGCGGCGCTGCCCGTTCTGCGACGTCGCGCACGGCCGTCCCGAACCGCTCGATCCCGACGAGCCCACGCGGCTGGCCGATGCGGCCGCGGCGCTCGGGCTGCGCTACGTCGTGATCACGTCGGTCGATCGCGACGACCTGCGCGACGGCGGCGCCGCGCATTTCGCCGCATGCATCGCGGCGGTGCGCGCGAGCGTGCCGGGCATCGGCGTCGAAGTGCTGACACCGGACTTCCGCGGCCGCGTGGCCCGCGCACTCGATGCACTGTCGACGGCCTGGCCCGACGTGTTCAACCACAACATCGAGACGGTGCCGTCGCTGTATCGCGCGGCGCGGCCGGGCGCCGACTATCGCGGCTCGCTCGAACTGCTCGCGCAGGCGAAGCGGGCACGGCCGGAGTTGGTGACGAAATCGGGGTTGATGCTCGGCCTTGGCGAGTGCGACGACGAAGTGCGCGACACGCTGCGCGACCTGCGTGCGCATGACGTCGACGTGCTGACGCTCGGCCAGTATCTCGCGCCGTCCGCGCACCATCTGCCCGTGCGGCGCTACGTGAGCCCCGACGCATTTGCCGCGTGGCGCGACGAGGCGCTGTTGCTCGGTTTCAGGGAAGTCGTCGCCGGCCCGCTGGTGCGGTCGTCGTATCACGCGGCCGACGTGCTGGAGGAGACGTAG
- a CDS encoding MATE family efflux transporter — protein sequence MFGDIRRIVGLAWPVLVGQLAIIAFGVIDTAMVGRYSAVDLAALGLGSSIYISIYIGLTGILSALQPITGQLYGARRYAEIGEEVRQALWLALLLAVPGFLLLHFPEPLLRVAHTPAALHDRTVDYLRVLSYGLPASLVFRIYNALTNAAGKPRLAMILQIGALLLKFPLNVWFIFGGFGVPALGGPGCGLASTLINWALALIGYTLLAKLDVFAPLAIFSRFCWPVWERQKAILKLGVPMGLSYLIEVTSYTCMALFIAQFGTTTLAGHQIAGNIGAVLYMTPLSIGVAASTLVARALGAGRPEEARLLGRHSVIFACGIAATYGLLVFVLRPLIIGGYTPNPAVAAAAMPLVAIVACYHVFDALQVTSAFVLRAYKVAVVPTVIYAVALWGVGLSGGYVLGFDVGGIAPAWLTGARGFWFANTISLMLAGAGLVLYLRRVSRAHAAASTSA from the coding sequence ATGTTTGGCGACATCCGCCGGATCGTCGGTCTCGCATGGCCGGTGCTCGTCGGCCAGCTCGCGATCATCGCGTTCGGCGTGATCGACACCGCGATGGTCGGGCGCTACTCGGCCGTCGATCTCGCCGCGCTCGGGCTCGGTTCGTCGATCTACATCTCGATCTATATCGGCCTGACGGGCATCCTGTCCGCACTGCAGCCGATCACCGGGCAGCTGTACGGCGCGCGGCGCTATGCCGAGATCGGCGAGGAAGTGCGCCAGGCGCTGTGGCTCGCACTGCTGCTCGCGGTGCCCGGCTTTCTCCTGCTGCATTTTCCCGAACCGCTGCTGCGCGTCGCGCACACGCCTGCCGCGCTGCACGACCGCACCGTCGACTATCTGCGCGTCCTGTCGTACGGGCTGCCCGCCAGCCTCGTCTTCCGCATCTACAACGCGCTGACCAACGCGGCCGGCAAGCCGCGCCTCGCGATGATCCTGCAGATCGGCGCGCTGCTGCTCAAGTTCCCGCTCAACGTGTGGTTCATCTTCGGCGGGTTCGGCGTGCCGGCCCTCGGCGGCCCCGGCTGCGGGCTCGCGAGCACGCTGATCAACTGGGCACTCGCGCTGATCGGCTACACGCTGCTCGCGAAGCTCGACGTGTTCGCGCCGCTCGCGATCTTTTCGCGCTTCTGCTGGCCGGTCTGGGAGCGCCAGAAGGCGATCCTGAAACTCGGCGTGCCGATGGGCCTGTCGTACCTGATCGAGGTCACGTCGTACACGTGCATGGCGCTGTTCATCGCGCAGTTCGGCACGACGACGCTCGCCGGCCACCAGATCGCCGGCAACATCGGCGCGGTGCTGTACATGACGCCGCTGTCGATCGGCGTGGCGGCGTCGACGCTGGTCGCGCGCGCGCTCGGCGCCGGACGGCCCGAGGAAGCCCGGCTGCTCGGCCGGCACAGCGTGATCTTCGCGTGCGGCATCGCCGCGACCTACGGCCTGCTCGTGTTCGTGCTGCGCCCGCTGATCATCGGCGGCTATACGCCGAACCCGGCCGTCGCCGCGGCCGCGATGCCGCTCGTCGCGATCGTCGCGTGCTACCACGTCTTCGATGCGCTGCAGGTCACGTCGGCGTTCGTGCTGCGCGCCTACAAGGTCGCGGTCGTGCCGACCGTGATCTATGCGGTCGCGCTGTGGGGCGTCGGGCTCAGCGGCGGCTACGTGCTCGGTTTCGACGTGGGCGGCATCGCGCCCGCATGGCTGACCGGCGCGCGCGGCTTCTGGTTCGCGAACACGATCAGCCTGATGCTCGCGGGCGCCGGGCTCGTGCTGTACCTGCGCCGCGTCAGTCGTGCGCACGCCGCTGCTTCCACGTCCGCCTGA
- a CDS encoding ArnT family glycosyltransferase has protein sequence MPDARNRLDRAHPRRPPAHNKSLICMKPVVRLTASATRALPRWLLLTLCFVYAAFGLFGRDPWKNEDAAGFGVMWTMAKGGWHDWLLPNLVGKFITTDGPLGYWLGALSIRGLGPWVDASNASRVDTGVLFCVACAFVWYAAYLLGRRAEVQPFKYAFGGEPEPRDYGRTLADGALLVLVACFGLAERGHETTPQLAQFAWIAMLVYGIVRGIDKPMQGALWWGLAMGLVALSGNPVLVVALLAGTAVLWLVTPEMRNLRLPLVGVPLAAAIFALWPLAAFVAAPDDAAWFFNQWIHGSLMRFSGPPTAVLGYAAKNLPLFTWPAWPLAIWAWWSWAGMRRRAHVAIPLSVAVPLVALVILQSQQSNRMYMLLLPPLAVLATFALPTLKRGAINAIDWFAVLSFTILGTFVWLVWLASITGFPHPLARNLARLVPGYEPHFKILSFICAVIATVCWCFLVRWRISRQPKVLWRSVVLSGAGTTLMWVLLMTLWLPIVNYGRTYRDVAQQIAVHLPSDYECISPVRLGDAQIATFAYFGNMRFDFSGDCDVILRQDRSDFGEPSSMSQYVWRLVWEGRRAADRDERFRLYERIERPKTPVKRRPPRRQPAD, from the coding sequence ATGCCGGATGCTCGAAACCGGCTCGACCGCGCGCATCCGCGCCGGCCACCCGCCCATAACAAATCGCTCATCTGCATGAAGCCTGTCGTCCGTCTCACCGCCTCCGCCACGCGCGCGCTGCCGCGCTGGCTGCTGCTCACGCTCTGCTTCGTCTACGCCGCGTTCGGCCTGTTCGGCCGCGACCCGTGGAAGAACGAGGACGCGGCAGGCTTTGGCGTGATGTGGACGATGGCCAAGGGCGGCTGGCACGACTGGCTGCTGCCGAACCTGGTCGGCAAGTTCATCACGACCGACGGGCCGCTCGGCTACTGGCTCGGCGCGCTGTCGATCCGCGGCCTCGGCCCGTGGGTCGACGCAAGCAACGCGTCGCGCGTCGATACCGGCGTGCTGTTCTGCGTCGCGTGTGCATTCGTCTGGTACGCGGCCTACCTGCTCGGCCGGCGTGCCGAGGTCCAGCCGTTCAAGTACGCATTCGGCGGCGAGCCCGAGCCGCGCGACTACGGCCGCACGCTCGCCGACGGCGCGCTGCTGGTGCTCGTCGCCTGCTTCGGTCTCGCGGAGCGCGGGCACGAAACGACGCCGCAGCTCGCGCAGTTCGCGTGGATCGCGATGCTCGTCTACGGGATCGTGCGCGGCATCGACAAGCCGATGCAGGGCGCGCTGTGGTGGGGCCTCGCGATGGGCCTCGTCGCGCTATCCGGCAATCCGGTGCTGGTCGTCGCGCTGCTCGCCGGCACGGCCGTGCTGTGGCTCGTCACGCCCGAGATGCGCAACCTGCGCCTGCCGCTGGTCGGCGTGCCGCTCGCGGCAGCGATCTTCGCGCTGTGGCCGCTGGCCGCATTCGTCGCGGCGCCCGACGATGCCGCATGGTTCTTCAACCAGTGGATCCACGGCAGCCTGATGCGCTTTTCCGGTCCGCCGACCGCGGTGCTCGGCTATGCGGCGAAGAACCTGCCGCTGTTCACGTGGCCCGCGTGGCCGCTCGCCATCTGGGCATGGTGGAGCTGGGCCGGCATGCGCCGCCGTGCGCACGTCGCGATTCCGCTGTCGGTCGCCGTACCGCTCGTCGCGCTCGTGATCCTGCAGAGCCAGCAGTCGAACCGCATGTACATGCTGCTGCTGCCGCCGCTCGCGGTGCTCGCGACGTTCGCGCTGCCGACCCTCAAGCGCGGCGCGATCAACGCGATCGACTGGTTCGCGGTGCTGAGCTTCACGATTCTCGGCACCTTCGTGTGGCTCGTGTGGCTCGCATCGATCACCGGCTTCCCGCATCCGCTCGCGCGCAACCTCGCCCGCCTCGTGCCCGGCTACGAGCCGCACTTCAAGATCCTGTCGTTCATCTGCGCGGTGATCGCCACCGTGTGCTGGTGCTTCCTGGTGCGCTGGCGCATCTCGCGGCAGCCGAAAGTGCTGTGGCGCAGCGTCGTGCTGTCGGGTGCGGGCACCACGCTGATGTGGGTGCTGCTGATGACGCTATGGCTGCCGATCGTCAACTACGGCCGGACCTATCGCGACGTCGCGCAGCAGATCGCGGTGCATCTGCCGTCCGACTACGAGTGCATCTCGCCGGTACGGCTCGGTGACGCGCAGATCGCGACCTTCGCGTATTTCGGCAACATGCGCTTCGATTTCTCCGGCGACTGCGACGTGATCCTGCGCCAGGACCGCTCGGACTTCGGCGAGCCGAGCTCGATGTCGCAATACGTGTGGCGTCTCGTGTGGGAAGGCCGCCGCGCCGCCGACCGTGACGAGCGCTTCCGCCTGTACGAGCGCATCGAACGGCCGAAGACGCCCGTCAAGCGGCGTCCGCCGCGCCGCCAGCCGGCCGATTGA
- a CDS encoding SDR family NAD(P)-dependent oxidoreductase, translating into MTAPLEGQVVIVTGGARGIGRGIALTLAGAGADILLADLLDDALDATAREVRALGRRAAVAKVDVTQAAQVDAMVAQALADLGRLDILVNCAGVISIHPVGELTERDWDVVMDVNAKGTFLGCRAALAPLKAQGRGRIINVASIAGKEGFPNLAHYSASKFAVVGFTNALAKEVARDGVTVNAICPGIVRTYMWDRLSDEWKTDGESVEESWQRHQLTLIPQGRAQTPEDMGRLALFFATMDNVTGQAVNVDGGFTFH; encoded by the coding sequence ATGACAGCCCCACTCGAAGGACAGGTCGTCATCGTCACGGGCGGCGCGCGCGGCATCGGCCGCGGCATTGCCCTGACGCTTGCCGGTGCGGGCGCCGACATCCTGCTGGCCGACCTGCTCGACGACGCACTCGACGCCACCGCGCGCGAGGTACGCGCGCTCGGCCGCCGGGCGGCGGTTGCGAAGGTCGACGTCACGCAGGCCGCGCAGGTCGACGCGATGGTTGCGCAGGCGCTCGCCGACCTCGGCCGGCTCGACATCCTCGTGAACTGCGCGGGCGTGATCAGCATTCATCCGGTCGGCGAACTGACCGAGCGCGACTGGGATGTCGTGATGGACGTGAACGCGAAGGGCACGTTCCTCGGCTGCCGGGCGGCGCTCGCACCGCTGAAGGCGCAGGGCCGCGGCCGGATCATCAACGTCGCGTCGATCGCCGGCAAGGAGGGCTTTCCGAATCTCGCGCATTACAGCGCATCGAAATTCGCGGTCGTCGGCTTCACGAACGCGCTTGCGAAGGAGGTCGCGCGCGACGGCGTGACCGTCAACGCGATCTGCCCCGGCATCGTGCGGACGTATATGTGGGACCGGCTGTCCGACGAATGGAAGACCGACGGCGAATCGGTCGAGGAATCGTGGCAGCGGCACCAGTTGACGCTGATTCCGCAGGGCCGCGCGCAGACGCCGGAGGACATGGGCCGGCTCGCGCTGTTCTTCGCGACGATGGACAACGTGACGGGCCAGGCCGTGAACGTCGACGGCGGCTTCACGTTCCACTGA
- a CDS encoding thiamine pyrophosphate-dependent dehydrogenase E1 component subunit alpha, which produces MTASTQLSRDKLLDAYRLMRTIREFEERLHVEFATGEIPGFVHLYAGEEASAVGTILHLGLDDYVATTHRGHGHCIAKGVDVHGMMAEIYGKKTGVCHGKGGSMHIADLSMGMLGANGIVGAGGPLVCGAALAAKHKNTGGVGVCFFGDGASNQGVIFESMNLASVWRLPAIFVAENNGYAEATSSSWSVATDNIADRANGFGMPGVIVDGFDFFAVHEALGEAVERARNGGGPTLVEVKFTRYFGHFEGDAQTYRAPGEVQKLRDEKDCLKHFETRVVRAEALTTADLRAVDAQVKALIDDAVAQAKAAPVPDAADLLTDVYVSYP; this is translated from the coding sequence ATGACCGCTTCGACACAGCTCAGCAGGGACAAGCTGCTGGACGCCTACCGGCTGATGCGCACGATCCGCGAATTCGAGGAGCGCCTGCACGTCGAATTCGCGACCGGCGAGATTCCCGGCTTCGTTCACCTGTATGCGGGCGAGGAGGCGTCCGCGGTCGGCACGATACTGCACCTCGGCCTCGACGACTACGTCGCGACCACGCACCGCGGCCACGGGCATTGCATCGCGAAGGGCGTCGACGTGCACGGGATGATGGCCGAGATCTACGGCAAGAAGACGGGCGTCTGCCACGGCAAGGGCGGCTCGATGCACATCGCCGACCTGTCGATGGGGATGCTCGGCGCGAACGGGATCGTCGGCGCGGGCGGCCCGCTCGTCTGCGGCGCGGCGCTCGCGGCGAAGCACAAGAATACCGGCGGCGTCGGCGTGTGCTTCTTCGGCGACGGCGCATCGAACCAGGGCGTGATCTTCGAATCGATGAACCTTGCGTCGGTGTGGCGGCTGCCCGCGATCTTCGTGGCCGAGAACAACGGCTATGCGGAAGCGACGTCGTCGAGCTGGTCGGTCGCGACCGACAACATCGCCGATCGCGCGAACGGGTTCGGGATGCCGGGCGTGATCGTCGACGGCTTCGACTTTTTCGCGGTACATGAAGCGCTCGGCGAAGCCGTCGAACGCGCGCGCAATGGTGGCGGTCCGACGCTCGTCGAGGTGAAGTTCACGCGCTATTTCGGCCACTTCGAAGGCGATGCGCAAACCTATCGCGCACCGGGGGAAGTGCAGAAGCTGCGCGACGAGAAGGACTGCCTGAAGCATTTCGAAACGCGCGTCGTGCGGGCCGAGGCGCTGACGACCGCCGACCTGCGCGCAGTCGATGCCCAGGTGAAGGCCCTGATCGACGATGCGGTCGCGCAGGCCAAGGCCGCGCCGGTACCCGACGCCGCCGACCTGCTGACCGACGTCTACGTGTCGTACCCGTGA
- a CDS encoding alpha-ketoacid dehydrogenase subunit beta, whose protein sequence is MARKITYSQAINEALAQEMARDDSVIVMGEDNAGGAGAPGEDDAWGGVLGVTKGLFHKFPGRVLDTPLSEGGYIGAAVGAAACGMRPVAELMFIDFMGVCFDQIFNQAAKFRYMFGGKAVTPVVIRAMYGAGLRAAAQHSQMLTSLFTHIPGLKVVCPSTPYDAKGLLIQAIRDNDPVIFLEHKLLYTREGDVPEESYAIPFGEANVMRDGDDATIVTYGRMVHLAMDAAAKLAKDGIQVDVIDLRTTSPLDEETILESAERTGRVVVVDEANPRCSIATDIAALVAQRAFHALKAPIGLVTAPHTPAPFASVLEDLYIPSADAIAQAVLKTRS, encoded by the coding sequence ATGGCAAGGAAGATCACTTATTCGCAGGCGATCAACGAAGCGCTCGCGCAGGAAATGGCGCGCGACGACAGCGTGATCGTGATGGGCGAGGACAATGCAGGCGGCGCGGGCGCGCCGGGCGAGGACGACGCGTGGGGCGGCGTGCTCGGCGTGACGAAGGGGCTGTTCCACAAGTTTCCGGGCCGCGTGCTCGATACGCCGCTGTCGGAGGGCGGCTACATCGGCGCGGCGGTCGGTGCTGCCGCGTGCGGGATGCGGCCCGTCGCGGAGCTGATGTTCATCGATTTCATGGGCGTGTGCTTCGACCAGATCTTCAACCAGGCCGCCAAGTTCCGCTACATGTTCGGCGGCAAGGCCGTGACGCCGGTCGTGATCCGCGCGATGTACGGCGCAGGCCTTCGCGCGGCCGCGCAGCATTCACAGATGCTGACGTCGCTGTTCACGCACATTCCTGGGCTGAAGGTCGTGTGCCCGTCGACGCCGTACGACGCGAAGGGGCTGCTGATCCAGGCGATCCGCGACAACGATCCCGTGATCTTCCTCGAACACAAGCTGCTTTATACCCGCGAAGGCGACGTGCCGGAGGAGTCCTATGCGATTCCGTTCGGCGAAGCGAACGTGATGCGCGACGGCGACGACGCGACGATCGTCACGTACGGCCGGATGGTGCATCTCGCGATGGACGCGGCCGCGAAGCTCGCGAAGGACGGGATCCAGGTCGACGTGATCGACCTGCGCACGACGTCGCCGCTCGACGAGGAAACGATCCTCGAAAGCGCGGAGCGCACCGGACGCGTGGTGGTCGTCGACGAAGCGAACCCGCGCTGCTCGATCGCGACCGATATCGCCGCGCTCGTCGCACAGCGTGCATTCCACGCGCTGAAGGCGCCGATCGGGCTTGTGACCGCGCCGCATACGCCCGCGCCGTTCGCGAGCGTGCTGGAAGACCTGTATATCCCGTCCGCCGATGCGATTGCGCAGGCGGTCCTGAAGACGAGGAGCTGA
- a CDS encoding acetoin dehydrogenase dihydrolipoyllysine-residue acetyltransferase subunit: MSIHMITMPKWGLSMEQGQVNGWLKALGERVTKGDEVLDVETDKISSGVECAFDGTLRRQVAQEGETLPVGALLGVVAAADASDADIDAAIAEFQRDFVPSAASDEAAGPQPEKAQIGGRTVRFLKLGEGSGTPAVLIHGFGGDLNNWLFNHADLAAHRPVWALDLPGHGESGKAVETGSLDELADAVLALLDAKGIDHAHLIGHSMGGAVAMAAAERAPQRVASLTLIASAGLGTDINRAYIDGFVAGNSRNTLKPHLGALFADNALVTRQLVEDLVKYKRLEGVQAALEKIAHAAFDGAAQRRVFRDRLATLAPRTLVIWGEHDQVIPAQHAQGLPDGVRAEVIAGSGHMVQMEAAADVNRLIVAFLGD; the protein is encoded by the coding sequence ATGTCGATTCACATGATCACGATGCCCAAGTGGGGGCTGTCGATGGAGCAGGGGCAGGTCAACGGCTGGCTGAAGGCGCTCGGCGAACGCGTGACGAAGGGCGACGAAGTGCTCGACGTCGAGACCGACAAGATCTCGTCGGGCGTCGAATGCGCGTTCGACGGCACGCTGCGCCGGCAGGTCGCGCAGGAAGGCGAGACGCTGCCGGTCGGCGCGCTGCTCGGCGTCGTCGCGGCCGCCGACGCGAGCGATGCCGACATCGACGCGGCGATCGCCGAATTCCAGCGCGATTTCGTGCCGAGCGCGGCGTCCGACGAAGCCGCGGGCCCGCAGCCCGAGAAGGCGCAGATCGGCGGCCGGACGGTGCGCTTCCTGAAGCTCGGCGAAGGCAGCGGCACACCCGCCGTGCTGATCCACGGCTTCGGCGGCGATCTCAACAACTGGCTGTTCAATCACGCCGATCTCGCCGCGCACCGGCCGGTGTGGGCGCTCGACCTGCCCGGTCACGGCGAGTCGGGCAAGGCGGTCGAGACGGGCAGCCTCGATGAACTGGCCGACGCGGTGCTCGCGCTGCTCGATGCGAAGGGCATCGACCACGCCCACCTGATCGGCCATTCGATGGGCGGTGCGGTCGCGATGGCGGCGGCCGAGCGCGCGCCGCAACGGGTCGCGTCGCTGACGCTGATCGCGAGCGCGGGGCTCGGCACCGACATCAACCGCGCTTACATCGACGGCTTCGTCGCCGGCAACAGCCGCAATACGTTGAAGCCGCACCTTGGCGCGCTGTTCGCGGACAACGCGCTGGTCACGCGGCAGCTCGTCGAGGATCTCGTCAAGTACAAGCGCCTCGAAGGCGTGCAGGCCGCGCTGGAGAAGATCGCGCATGCCGCGTTCGACGGTGCCGCGCAGCGGCGCGTGTTCCGCGACCGGCTCGCGACGCTTGCGCCGCGCACGCTCGTGATCTGGGGCGAGCACGACCAGGTGATCCCGGCGCAGCACGCGCAGGGCTTGCCTGACGGCGTGCGTGCCGAGGTGATCGCCGGCAGCGGGCACATGGTGCAGATGGAGGCGGCCGCCGACGTGAACCGCCTGATCGTCGCGTTTCTCGGAGACTGA
- a CDS encoding ATP-NAD kinase family protein yields the protein MTMPVTVGVIANPASGRDIRRLTTHASVFPTAEKANMIVRLLAGLGAMGVERVLTLRDRTGIATLLLRAIDTHRAVAPHERWPEVEFVDLPITDTVADTQAGAAYLHRMEVALIVVLGGDGTHRAVAAHCGATPLVALSTGTNNAFPEHREATVAGVAAGLAATGAVPAEVAFTRNKRLVVRCVAGAQPGREEIALVDVCAARQRFIGARAISGSADIDSLYLTFAEPDGIGLSALGGAWAPLERSAPHGLAMRFAADGETAGTPLVAPIAPGRVDRVVMRSCERLEPGAWQTIPFEHGTLAFDGEREIEVARGDRYEISLDWCGPLTVDVGRTLRYASSRQLLRDAGEWRY from the coding sequence GTGACGATGCCCGTTACCGTCGGCGTGATCGCGAACCCCGCATCGGGGCGCGACATCCGCCGCCTCACGACGCATGCCTCCGTGTTTCCGACGGCGGAGAAGGCGAACATGATCGTGCGCCTGCTGGCCGGCCTCGGCGCGATGGGCGTCGAGCGCGTGCTGACGCTGCGCGACCGGACGGGCATCGCGACGCTGCTGCTGCGTGCGATCGACACGCACCGTGCGGTCGCGCCGCACGAGCGCTGGCCCGAGGTCGAATTCGTCGACCTGCCGATCACCGACACCGTCGCCGATACCCAGGCCGGCGCCGCGTACCTGCACCGGATGGAAGTCGCGCTGATCGTCGTGCTCGGCGGCGACGGCACCCATCGTGCGGTTGCCGCGCACTGCGGCGCGACGCCGCTCGTCGCGCTGTCCACCGGCACCAACAACGCATTTCCCGAGCATCGTGAAGCCACGGTCGCCGGCGTCGCGGCAGGACTCGCCGCGACCGGCGCGGTGCCGGCCGAAGTCGCGTTCACGCGCAACAAGCGGCTCGTCGTGCGCTGCGTGGCGGGCGCGCAGCCGGGGCGCGAGGAGATCGCGCTCGTCGACGTATGCGCCGCGCGGCAGCGCTTCATCGGCGCCCGCGCGATCTCGGGGTCCGCCGACATCGATTCGCTGTACCTGACATTCGCGGAACCGGACGGGATCGGTCTGTCCGCGCTCGGCGGCGCGTGGGCGCCGCTCGAACGCAGCGCGCCGCACGGGCTTGCGATGCGCTTTGCGGCCGATGGCGAGACCGCCGGCACGCCGCTCGTCGCGCCGATTGCACCGGGCCGCGTGGACCGCGTCGTGATGCGCAGTTGCGAGCGACTCGAGCCGGGTGCGTGGCAGACGATTCCGTTCGAGCACGGCACGCTCGCGTTCGACGGCGAGCGCGAGATCGAGGTCGCGCGCGGCGATCGCTACGAGATCTCGCTCGACTGGTGCGGGCCGTTGACGGTCGACGTCGGGCGCACGCTGCGCTACGCGTCGTCACGCCAGCTGCTGCGCGATGCCGGCGAGTGGCGCTATTGA